A region from the Streptomyces sp. 3214.6 genome encodes:
- a CDS encoding aldo/keto reductase encodes MDEREFGRSGQHASVVGLGTWQLGADWGDVDDKEALTVLEAAAESGVTFFDTADVYGDGRSEQTIAAFLSGRPDLHVLVATKMGRRVEQIPENYVLDNFRAWNDRSRRNLGVDRIDLVQLHCPPSPVYSSDEVFDALDTLVEEERIAHYGVSVETCAEALTAIARPGVASVQIILNPFRLKPLYEVLPAAREAGVGIIARVPLASGLLSGKYTEDTVFPENDHRTYNRHGEAFDQGETFSGVDYATGVRAAVEFAALAPEGYTPAQLALRWIIQQPGVTTVIPGARSAEQARANAAAAKLPELSGETLAAVRDLYDRRIKEQVEGRW; translated from the coding sequence ATGGACGAGCGCGAATTCGGTAGGTCTGGTCAGCACGCATCCGTCGTCGGTCTCGGCACCTGGCAACTGGGTGCCGACTGGGGAGACGTCGACGACAAGGAGGCCCTGACGGTTCTGGAGGCGGCCGCCGAGTCGGGCGTCACCTTCTTCGACACCGCCGACGTCTACGGCGACGGACGCAGCGAGCAGACCATCGCCGCCTTCCTGAGCGGCCGGCCCGACCTGCACGTGCTGGTCGCCACCAAGATGGGCCGCCGGGTCGAACAGATCCCCGAGAACTACGTCCTGGACAACTTCCGTGCCTGGAACGACCGTTCCCGCCGCAACCTCGGCGTCGACCGCATCGACCTGGTCCAGCTGCACTGCCCGCCCAGCCCCGTCTACTCCAGCGACGAGGTCTTCGACGCCCTCGACACCCTCGTCGAGGAGGAGCGCATCGCGCACTACGGCGTCAGCGTGGAGACCTGCGCCGAGGCCCTCACCGCGATCGCCCGGCCGGGCGTGGCCAGCGTGCAGATCATCCTCAACCCGTTCCGCCTGAAGCCCCTGTACGAGGTGCTCCCGGCGGCCCGCGAGGCAGGCGTCGGCATCATCGCCCGCGTCCCGCTCGCCTCCGGACTGCTCTCGGGCAAGTACACCGAGGACACCGTCTTCCCGGAGAACGACCACCGCACCTACAACCGGCACGGCGAGGCCTTCGACCAGGGCGAGACCTTCTCCGGCGTCGACTACGCCACCGGCGTCCGGGCCGCCGTCGAGTTCGCGGCCCTCGCCCCCGAGGGGTACACCCCGGCCCAGCTGGCGCTGCGCTGGATCATCCAGCAGCCCGGTGTGACCACCGTGATCCCGGGCGCCCGCTCGGCCGAGCAGGCCCGCGCCAACGCGGCCGCCGCCAAGCTCCCGGAGCTCTCCGGCGAGACCCTCGCCGCCGTCCGCGACCTGTACGACCGGCGTATCAAGGAGCAGGTCGAGGGACGCTGGTAG
- a CDS encoding FAD-dependent monooxygenase — protein sequence MRVKVACVGGGPAGLYLSILLKRQDPSHDITVHERDPEGSTYGWGVTYWQGLLDRLRACDPESADAIDENSVRWNEGVAHVRDLATRQPGDEGHGIGRHKLLEILAARARALGVRIEYESEITAENLPAADLVVACDGVHSALRTRHADDFGAALAPGRNSYVWLGTTKVFDSFTFAFVETEHGWIWCYGYPFSSEQSTCVIECAPETLAGLGLDRASEGDGLADLEKLFAHILDGHPLIGRASAAGGAQWLTFRTLTNRTWHRDNLVLLGDAAHTTHYSIGAGTTLALEDAIALVDALRGSTDLRQALARYEQERKSALLSPQSAARYSAQWYENLTRYIDLPPEQMFALLGQRHSPLLPYVPPQLYYRLDRAAGRLEALRRFKRWLGPKLARGAHTRALASRD from the coding sequence GTGCGCGTGAAGGTCGCCTGTGTCGGCGGCGGGCCCGCCGGCCTGTATCTCTCGATCCTGCTCAAGCGGCAGGACCCGTCCCACGACATCACCGTCCACGAGCGCGACCCGGAGGGCTCGACCTACGGGTGGGGCGTCACCTACTGGCAGGGACTCCTCGACAGGCTCCGCGCCTGCGACCCCGAGTCGGCGGACGCGATCGACGAGAACTCCGTCCGCTGGAACGAAGGGGTCGCACACGTAAGGGATCTGGCGACCCGTCAGCCCGGCGACGAGGGGCACGGCATCGGCCGGCACAAGCTGCTGGAGATCCTCGCCGCCCGCGCCCGCGCACTCGGCGTACGGATCGAGTACGAGAGCGAGATCACCGCCGAGAACCTGCCGGCCGCCGACCTCGTCGTGGCCTGCGACGGCGTCCACAGCGCCCTGCGCACCCGCCACGCGGACGACTTCGGCGCCGCACTCGCACCGGGCCGCAACTCCTACGTCTGGCTCGGCACCACCAAGGTCTTCGACTCCTTCACCTTCGCCTTCGTGGAGACCGAGCACGGCTGGATCTGGTGCTACGGCTACCCTTTCAGCTCCGAGCAGAGCACCTGCGTGATCGAGTGCGCCCCCGAGACCCTCGCCGGGCTCGGCCTCGACCGGGCGAGCGAGGGCGACGGCCTTGCCGACCTGGAGAAGCTCTTCGCGCACATCCTCGACGGTCACCCCCTCATCGGCCGCGCGTCCGCCGCAGGCGGCGCCCAGTGGCTGACCTTCCGCACCCTCACCAACCGCACCTGGCACCGCGACAACCTCGTCCTCCTCGGCGACGCCGCGCACACCACCCACTACTCCATCGGCGCCGGCACCACCCTCGCCCTGGAGGACGCCATCGCCCTCGTCGACGCCCTGCGCGGGAGCACCGACCTCCGGCAGGCCCTCGCCCGCTACGAACAGGAACGCAAGTCCGCCCTGCTCTCCCCGCAGAGCGCCGCCCGCTACAGCGCCCAGTGGTACGAGAACCTCACCCGCTACATCGACCTGCCCCCGGAGCAGATGTTCGCCCTGCTCGGGCAGCGCCACTCGCCGCTGCTGCCCTATGTGCCGCCCCAGCTGTACTACCGGCTCGACCGGGCCGCCGGGCGACTGGAGGCCCTGCGCCGCTTCAAACGCTGGCTGGGCCCGAAGCTGGCGCGCGGCGCGCACACCCGGGCGTTGGCCTCCCGCGACTAG
- a CDS encoding ribonuclease H family protein, which yields MIVRMRERVVAACDGASKGNPGPAGWAWVVADETETPARWEAGPLGTATNNVAELTALERLLASTDPTVPLEIRMDSQYAMKAVTTWLPGWKRNGWKTSAGKPVANQELVVRIDELLDGRSVDFRYVPAHQVDGDPLNDFADRAASQAASVQQPAGSDQGSPAPPASPDTPKPKSARAAGSKSPRRGGSSSSRTLKAKFPGRCVCGRGYAAGEQIAKNPQGWGHPECRGAEA from the coding sequence ATGATCGTGCGCATGCGTGAACGAGTGGTGGCCGCGTGCGACGGGGCTTCGAAGGGAAACCCGGGACCGGCGGGCTGGGCGTGGGTGGTGGCGGACGAGACGGAGACGCCGGCCCGCTGGGAGGCGGGCCCGCTCGGCACGGCCACCAACAACGTCGCCGAACTCACCGCGCTGGAACGCCTGTTGGCGTCGACCGACCCGACCGTGCCGCTCGAGATCCGGATGGACTCGCAGTACGCGATGAAGGCCGTCACCACCTGGCTGCCCGGCTGGAAGCGCAACGGCTGGAAGACGTCCGCCGGGAAGCCGGTCGCCAACCAGGAGCTCGTCGTCCGCATCGACGAACTGCTCGACGGTCGCTCGGTCGACTTCCGCTACGTGCCCGCTCACCAGGTCGACGGCGACCCGCTCAATGACTTCGCCGACCGTGCCGCAAGCCAGGCGGCGAGCGTCCAGCAGCCGGCCGGCAGCGACCAGGGCTCCCCGGCGCCACCGGCCTCGCCGGACACCCCCAAGCCGAAGTCCGCCCGCGCCGCAGGGAGCAAGTCCCCCCGGCGCGGAGGGAGTTCGTCGTCCCGCACGCTCAAGGCCAAGTTCCCCGGCCGCTGCGTCTGCGGCCGGGGTTACGCGGCAGGCGAGCAGATCGCCAAGAACCCGCAGGGCTGGGGCCACCCGGAGTGCCGCGGCGCCGAGGCCTGA
- a CDS encoding VOC family protein has translation MAVRPEGAPCWADAMFSDLEGAKRFYGEVLGWTFGEASSEYGNYTQAYADGKAVAAVVPPMPGQEGPSQWCLYLASPDAEATARKIRDNGGEVLMEPMKVGDFGTMCLGREPGGAVFGVWQAGVHEGFEAPPEQPGAFCWAEFFTREPHKTDTFLPAVFSYTAKQLQDDSVDFRLFEIGGDMVLGRMKMTEEFPPEVPSYVNLYFTVDNCDDAVARATKLGGVLRFGPMDTPFGRFAAISDPQGANFSVIDVTTTAGEMPQTEDVS, from the coding sequence ATGGCGGTACGACCAGAGGGAGCCCCTTGCTGGGCCGACGCGATGTTCAGTGATCTGGAGGGCGCCAAGCGCTTCTACGGCGAGGTCCTCGGCTGGACCTTCGGCGAGGCGTCGTCGGAGTACGGGAACTACACCCAGGCCTACGCCGACGGCAAGGCGGTCGCCGCCGTCGTCCCGCCGATGCCCGGCCAGGAGGGCCCCTCGCAGTGGTGCCTGTACCTCGCCTCCCCGGACGCCGAGGCGACCGCCCGCAAGATCCGTGACAACGGCGGCGAGGTGCTGATGGAGCCGATGAAGGTCGGCGACTTCGGCACGATGTGCCTGGGGCGCGAGCCCGGCGGTGCCGTCTTCGGCGTGTGGCAGGCGGGCGTCCACGAGGGCTTCGAGGCGCCGCCCGAGCAGCCGGGCGCGTTCTGCTGGGCCGAGTTCTTCACCCGTGAACCGCACAAGACGGACACGTTCCTGCCGGCGGTGTTCTCGTACACGGCCAAGCAGCTCCAGGACGACTCGGTCGACTTCCGCCTGTTCGAGATCGGCGGCGACATGGTCCTCGGCCGGATGAAGATGACGGAGGAGTTCCCGCCCGAGGTGCCCTCGTACGTCAACCTCTACTTCACCGTCGACAACTGCGACGACGCCGTGGCCCGGGCCACCAAGCTGGGCGGCGTGCTGCGCTTCGGCCCGATGGACACCCCGTTCGGACGGTTCGCCGCGATCAGCGACCCGCAGGGCGCGAACTTCTCGGTGATCGACGTCACCACCACCGCGGGCGAGATGCCGCAGACCGAGGACGTGTCCTAG